Proteins encoded in a region of the Panicum hallii strain FIL2 chromosome 3, PHallii_v3.1, whole genome shotgun sequence genome:
- the LOC112886542 gene encoding protein RTF1 homolog — MTKSEELNDLLLQAAGRTGKNQSRPSNQRWNSGGSGSDGFDDDDDSDAAPTYSRKKPPSQVPLKKRHQPEKGGRRGGGGWRGDDDDDDDDGRRSGGEDSDSAPSVGSDLYKDEEDKEKLEKMSELERELILADRGTRIDDYKLKQMARASSSKAAKTGSRKDISPPPPPSRMRSSTRTDKSGSATKSALDELRAKRMRQQDPEAYRNRFKDLLPQSISPTRRRAGSPPSDGSNDGDNRGRLNDHGRIADDGRDDEFDESPSRLDPLKFDDVKSITLRRSKLVKWFMEPFFEDLMSGCFVRLGIGKTKNGTPRYRLCIVRNVDASDPDRKYKLENYTTCKYLNVVWDSEANAARWQMTQVSDSLPNEEEFKEWLQEAEKNGVRIPTRQEVLEKKDSIQEAYNFVYSAGTVKKMLQEKSAVRRPINVAAEKDRLRNELEMALSRRNEAEAERIRAKLNSLQNMSQPMSKNEKAAKLEAMNRKNRAENFKNASELKPVNTSLKAGEAGYDPFSRRWTRSRNYYAAKPGGDNAEEVANGSNDNAVAGNEDVKNKAQTGTAATAAAQVAAADAGKLVDTNAPVDLGTESNALHTFELPISLSALQEFGGAKGLFDGYMARKQKIEATMGYKVPDNDGRRHALTLSVSDYKRRRGLL; from the coding sequence ATGACGAAGTCGGAGGAGCTGAATGATCTGCTCCTGCAGGCCGCCGGCCGCACGGGGAAGAACCAGTCCCGGCCGAGCAACCAGCGGTGGAACTCCGGGGGGAGCGGCTCCGACGGcttcgacgacgacgatgactcGGACGCCGCGCCGACCTACTCGAGGAAGAAGCCGCCGTCGCAGGTGCCGCTCAAGAAGCGGCACCAGCCGGAGAAGGGCGgccggaggggcggcggcgggtggcggggcgacgacgatgatgatgacgatgacgggaggcgcagcggcggcgaggactCGGACAGCGCGCCGTCGGTGGGGAGCGACCTGTACAAGGACGAGGAAGATAAGGAGAAGCTGGAGAAGATGTCGGAGCTTGAAAGGGAGTTGATCTTGGCCGACCGGGGCACCCGCATCGACGACTACAAGCTCAAGCAGATGGCGCGGGCATCCTCGTCTAAGGCGGCAAAGACGGGCTCCCGGAAGGACATcagcccgcccccgccgcccagcCGGATGCGTTCATCAACCCGGACCGATAAGTCTGGGTCGGCTACCAAGAGCGCGCTGGACGAGCTGAGGGCCAAGCGAATGCGGCAGCAGGATCCAGAGGCGTACCGCAACAGGTTCAAGGACTTGCTACCACAGAGCATCTCACCGACAAGGCGCAGGGCTGGGAGCCCCCCAAGTGATGGGAGCAACGATGGGGATAACAGGGGGAGACTGAATGACCATGGGAGGATTGCTGACGATGGCAGGGACGATGAGTTTGATGAGTCCCCCAGTAGGCTTGATCCGCTCAAGTTTGATGATGTGAAGAGTATTACCCTCAGGAGGTCAAAGCTGGTGAAGTGGTTCATGGAGCCATTCTTTGAGGATCTCATGTCTGGGTGCTTTGTGCGGCTTGGCATTGGCAAGACAAAGAATGGGACCCCGAGATACAGGCTTTGCATAGTGAGGAATGTGGATGCAAGTGATCCGGATCGGAAGTACAAACTGGAAAACTACACGACGTGCAAGTATCTCAATGTTGTGTGGGATAGTGAGGCTAATGCTGCTCGGTGGCAGATGACTCAGGTATCAGACTCCCTGCCCAATGAAGAAGAGTTCAAGGAATGGCTGCAGGAGGCTGAAAAGAATGGCGTCCGTATACCGACTCGTCAGGAAGTGCTAGAGAAGAAAGATTCCATTCAGGAGGCCTACAACTTTGTGTATTCAGCTGGTACTGTAAAGAAGATGCTGCAAGAGAAATCAGCTGTGAGGCGTCCTATCAATGTTGCTGCTGAGAAGGATCGGTTGAGGAATGAGTTGGAGATGGCTCTGAGCCGGAGGAATGAAGCTGAAGCAGAGAGGATCCGCGCGAAGCTGAATAGTCTGCAGAATATGTCGCAGCCAATGTCAAAAAATGAGAAAGCTGCCAAGTTGGAGGCTATGAACCGGAAGAACCGTGCTGAGAACTTCAAGAACGCTTCGGAACTGAAACCTGTTAATACAAGTTTGAAGGCTGGAGAGGCTGGTTATGACCCTTTTTCGAGGAGGTGGACAAGATCAAGAAACTATTATGCAGCCAAGCCAGGAGGCGATAATGCTGAAGAAGTGGCCAACGGGTCCAATGATAACGCAGTGGCTGGCAATGAAGATGTGAAGAACAAAGCTCAAACTGGTACAGCAGCCACAGCGGCAGCTCAAGTGGCAGCGGCTGATGCTGGGAAGCTGGTTGATACCAATGCACCAGTGGATCTGGGAACAGAATCAAATGCACTGCACACATTTGAGCTTCCTATTTCTTTGTCTGCTCTGCAAGAATTCGGTGGAGCCAAGGGCCTGTTTGATGGTTACATGGCAAGGAAACAGAAGATAGAAGCTACAATGGGGTACAAAGTGCCTGATAATGATGGAAGGAGGCATGCTTTAACCCTGAGTGTGAGCGACTACAAAAGGCGACGGGGTCTCCTCTGA